One Palaemon carinicauda isolate YSFRI2023 chromosome 4, ASM3689809v2, whole genome shotgun sequence DNA segment encodes these proteins:
- the LOC137639007 gene encoding uncharacterized protein — protein MDSLYSNEEEGNKKEGSSDDISENERDVCKTVFMREVPRCERFNEHSSRDVYEFFEEYERYCQDNYGDSKRVLARELGQYLTGYLLTMYGVIMSLGDVNYESVKKRIIEQVKRMKGNVRYNRKNGFDEAHMNAGEAISMYVCRLETLARKKYGDEGINENKELMKNFLATVLENVAEFNHLKWKEKMRWTKERLTWDDILEIVEDYELDRCMKKSKSVSVRTGMEASDPEFVSFRDAVMRGPMRVADDVVDRSVRASNVGIPVRANEGFRQGNQGWRDRSASTQRGRPGSCIHEEKCYRCGEVGHKKNECRWAL, from the coding sequence ATGGattctttatattcaaatgaagaagaaggaaacaagaaagaaggtagcagtgatgatatcagtgagaatgaacgtgatgtgtgtaagactgtgtttatgagagaggtacctcggtgtgaaaggttcaatgagcatagtagtagggatgtatatgagtttttcgaagaatatgagaggtattgtcaggataattatggtgatagtaagagagtattggctagggagttaggacaatatttgactgggtatttgttgacgatgtatggtgtgataatgagtttAGGTGACGttaattatgaaagtgtgaaaaagagaataattgagcaggtaaaacgtatgaaagggaatgTTAGGTATAATCGTAAGAATGGTTTTGATGAGGCACatatgaatgcaggagaagctatatcaatgtatgtatgtaggttggaaacgttagctaggaagaagtatggggatgaaggcataaatgagaataaggaattaatgaaaaattttttgGCAACTGTActcgagaatgttgctgagtttaatcatttgaaatggaaggagaaaatgaggtggacgaaagaaagattgacatgggatgatatactagagatagttgaggattatgagttagatagatgtatgaaaaaaagtaaatctgtgagtgtaagaactggaatggaggcaAGTGatccagaatttgttagttttagagatgctgttatgagaggaccaatgagggtagctgatgatgtagtagataggagtgttagggcgagtaatgtgggaatacctgtaagggcaaatgaagggtttaggcaagggaatcagggttggagagatagaagtgctagtacgcagcgaGGTAGGCCAGGTAGTTGTAtccatgaagagaagtgttatagatgtggggaagtgggacataagaagaatgaatgtagatgggcgtTATGA
- the LOC137639293 gene encoding uncharacterized protein: MGLYENHNNLCSALFSVIAKIERESNNENVGIGVHGIIETLAPLVNGASGVTAQYINSPKLLNAINQRPPADSKVKVAVGIYARGEKLGISSSDNYITTSLSESSKAIRRINKIFFDKTHMNNVMDPTIGNDVKLYISGVTKLDDIWEQHFEDYGSGKFFINPNKRIMVSVIGGDYSELPTSLMLRDDGADIYQMHLDGGDYLVVVIPNKIASFDELIELNEKIDWGSLHHTFNENISTKLILPTFKVKYNSMNLDKAFSFAGPGATWNLSRLFDDDRDISNILKNKDFKCQNILLTTSYEITVNVRGVSSSSVSDLYCYDSINNKIITEINRPFLYGILTKDGMVVDMGIIMNPE; the protein is encoded by the coding sequence ATGGGACTATATGAAAACCACAATAACTTGTGTTCTGCTTTGTTTTCTGTCATTGCTAAAATAGAAAGAGAATCCAATAACGAAAATGTTGGTATCGGTGTTCATGGTATCATTGAAACTCTAGCGCCATTAGTAAATGGTGCTAGTGGTGTTACTGCCCAATATATTAATAGTCCAAAGTTATTAAATGCTATTAATCAGCGACCACCAGCAGACTCTAAAGTTAAAGTTGCTGTGGGAATATATGCAAGAGGGGAAAAATTGGGCATATCATCATCAGATAATTATATAACAACAAGCCTATCAGAATCATCAAAAGCCATACGCCGcattaataaaattttttttgataaaaccCACATGAATAATGTTATGGATCCAACAATAGGAAATGACGTAAAACTTTATATTTCGGGTGTTACAAAATTGGATGATATTTGGGAACAACACTTTGAAGATTATGGAAGCGGAAAGTTTTTCATAAACCCAAATAAACGAATTATGGTAAGCGTAATTGGCGGGGATTATTCAGAACTGCCCACAAGTCTCATGTTACGTGACGATGGGGctgatatatatcaaatgcatcttGATGGTGGTGACTATTTAGTTGTTGTTATTCCGAATAAGATTGCTTCATTTGATGAATTAATAGAATTAAACGAAAAAATCGATTGGGGATCATTACATCATACTTTTAACGAAAACATTTCTACTAAATTAATTCTACCaacattcaaagtaaaatataactCTATGAATTTAGATAAAGCATTTTCGTTTGCTGGTCCAGGAGCAACGTGGAACCTATCACGTTTATTTGATGATGACCGAGacatttcaaacattttaaaaaacaaagattttaaatgtcaaaatattcTGTTAACTACGAGCTATGAAATAACAGTAAATGTCCGTGGAGTTTCAAGTTCTTCTGTCTCTGATTTATATTGTtatgatagtattaacaataaaattataaccgagATAAATAGGCCCTTTTTATATGGCATTTTAACAAAAGATGGAATGGTGGTTGATATGGGCATTATAATGAACCCGGAATAA